The sequence GGAGGCGGATCGGCCGCGACAGGGATGGAGAGGacgggcgcgcgcggccgcgacaGGGACGGAGGAGCCGAATCGGCTGCGACGGGGCCGGGTCGAGCGGACGACGGAGACTTCACGGGAAGAGCACTCAGCCACAGAGGAAATCGGGGTTGGCTCCGTCCGCCCGATTTCAACGGACGGAGCCGACCCGCGTATTGACCGAATATTCCCATTTGGGTTCGCTCCAACCCTTGCTCCTCCCCATCCAAACATCCTAAAAAATTGGTTCGACCCATCCGGGTTGGATTTCTTccaccaaccaaacacacggttagCGTATAACCGCTCCCCTAAAATTTTACTACCTTGGATTCAGGCCACTTGGATCAAAATGTATCTTGTATCCTGATTTTTCCGGTTCTATTGCATCAGGGGCTCGTTGGGCTGGTCCACGAAGGGAACAGGCCGTTACTGCCCCATTTCATCGGACGGCCCGTTCAATTTCCTCCGGATCCCAAACTGACGGCCCACGAAAACCCTCGCCATCGGATCCCAATCTGACGGCCCACGATAACCCTTGAGGATCCCTCACCTCATCTGCCTCTCCCCTCGCCAGAAGTCGTGAGCTCAATCGCGGCGCCACCGAAGAGACGACGTGGTAggcagagcagcggcggcgaccacagcggcgggcggcagatCCGACGGAATGGTGAGTCCTCCGCTGCCTACACTCGCCTGGATCTGGGGTTCTGCTTGCGATCCCGATGCGCTGACGCGGGGGGATTTTGTGTGATCGGGTGTCGCAGGCGGCGAAGGCGATCTCGAGCCCCGTGCCGGTGGAGTGGTACCCGACGCTGGCCGTCGTCATGGTCTCCGTCGGACTCATGCTCACCGCCTCCTTCTTCATGTGAGTCGCCTCCCACGCCATCTGCAACTGTACTGCCCCCGTGTACCTTGCGATCTGGCGCATCGGTTGCCTCAGGCCCTGATCTGTCCGGATCTGATTCTGATGTTTTAGCATACTGTTTTTTTTTATCGGGTCTTGAGCTGACCTGTCTGCCCGTTCGGATTGGAGATCTCATCTGTTTCTACCATATGTTAGCTGGTTTGATCTATCATCCCGAGCGATGTGTTGCTGGTCAGTGCCATCGGGGTTTTTAGGATGTTGGTTGCCAGTTACACAGGAGTTGTGCTGAACTTGATGTCGTTAGTCGAGCCAGTAGATTTAGGATTGATTGAGGAACTTGTAATCATGTGTCTGTAGTGTCACTGACTCACTGTGGTAGCAGCATCCAGAGAATTTTGATGGTTTGAGTCCTTCCTAGCTGTGCAGTAGTTTTAAGCCCTGTAGGATTTGATGTTGGATGTCATGACAGTAACACAGGTGTTGGTGCTTACATTGATCTCATGAATTGGCCCTGTGGGGTTCATTGATTACGAAAAATTCTTTTCTGGGGGTTGCAGCATCAAGCCACGAAAATGATGGACTTGCGATTGTGACCTTGCTAGTTCTTTAGTTCATTTTGGAGTCTATTAACATTTCACTCAGGTGGAGGATGGATTATcctttttttttcgcgaccgtgcctgggcacgtttttcattaagaagagaagagaagtgtTACAAAAGAGTCGGTTACAGAACCATAACCGACTCCAGAATGACCGACAGAAAACGATTACACGATCCCTATTGCGCGACCCGAAAGCCTACCTAATTTACAGACCACCGACTCAAGGCACCTAAACCCTGCTTGAAACCAATCAACAATCTCATCGTACACGCGTGCAAGTACATCATGGACTGTACGTACTTGTCGATCGAAAGTCCTGTCATTTCTCTCTTTCCAAAGCAGCCAAGAAGTGAGAATTACTAGGGTGTCCAAACAACGACGGTTGTCCTTAGACAATTGTTTCCTCGCTGTGGACCACCAGGAAACGAAGAAAGTGGACTGGGCATTCGGCGCCAAGGACACCCAATCAAATCTACGCAGCAAGCGAAACCAGACTTCTCTCGTAAACGGGCATGCAATTAACAGGTGATCCACCGTCTCCGGCATTTGTGCACACAACGCACAAGAATCGTCATCCTGTAACCCATGCTTTTTCCTTCGAGCTGCTGTCCAACAGCGGTCATGGATCACCAACCAGATGAAAAATTTGCATTTTCCTGGCGCACGAGTCTTGCGGAGGAGCTTAGCTCCCTCAACCGGGTGTTGACCAATGAAGAAGGACCGATACGCAGAAGCAGTAGAGAACACTCTGTCCGATGTCCATTTCCAACATATTCTATCCATCAAGTTTTCATCAAGCTGTAGATCTCTAGTCCGATCCCAGATGAGGAAGTAATCCAGAATTACCTGGACGGTTAAAGCTCCAGTTATGTCACGGACCCAAGCGTCACCATTCACGGAGGAGGGattatccttttgttttgtTGAATTTTGGATCCTGGGTTTGTAAAATGTGTGAAGTCACAGTTTGGTTGCTGCCTTGCTGGAATGGAAGCACAATGTAGGAAACTTGGCATGATTTACTCTAGGAAAGTACCATACCATGGTTGCTTATGCATGCATGAATTGACAAGCTGGGGGTAACTTGCCTGGTTATTATGGTTTCATGGGCCTTTTATTGACCTTAGACGTTAACTCTGACCAACTAGTGCTACTTACCCGCTGTGGGATGTGGGTGCTACTGACTAtcattttttgtgtgtgtgaaaGTGAAACCATGGCTATCTGAATATTCATGTCCAGCATAAGTGGCCCTAactaattctaaaaaaaaaataatGTCTACTTTGATATCCAATATCGCCTTAAATCTCAATTAGCACATTTGTACTTTTCTTGTTGAACACTTCAATTTTATCATACTTTATGTCCCATCAATGTAGTTTATTTAGGTTTGTCTACTGCACAATATAACAAAACATGACTACCACTTGCCAGTAGGTTCCTGCCTCCAACTCAAGTATTTGGAGTGCCAGATTGCGGTAGCCAAGTAGCAGGCTATTGGAATTGCTGAATGTTATCCCAGGACTAAACTGGACATCTGTTTTGTCAGCTAGTTGCTTGCCAAATAGGCAAATACTCCCCATCTTATCCCAAATAGAAGTCCATCTGACCTTCTCCTAAACGCACCAAATATAACTCCATGATAACTCCAATTCACCTTTTTTCCTCATTTTCCATGTCTACCCTTACTTAAAATGCACATTGATTAATACAATAAACTTGCTACCCATCTTAACTcttttgatgatggataatatatTCATTCTACCGATCACCTTAATTCTTATGCTCAATTCCAAACAGACCTATATTATCGGAGGGAATAAATGAAATCTTGTTACTGCTAAGACAactaatttttcaaaataagCAAGGACATGAACTATGGATACTGTGTGAATGCTGAGCCAGGCATGTTTCAGATTTCAAAATAAACAGTAAGAGTTGTTTGGTAATGTTTGGTATATTTCAGTTATGAAGCAACTTCATCCAGGCGGAGCCGTAGCCTGGCAAAGGAGATCGCAACAGCAGCTGTTGCTTCTGTATTTCTGGTAAGTGCTTTACAGATATTTGGTTGTCTTGCAGATCCTTAGTGCGATCGAGTCAGTCATGTCTAAGTTGGCTTTAATTGTTCTGCAGGGCTTTGGGTCTCTGTTCGTGCTCCTTGCAAGTGGTGTTTATGTCTGATCACTGGCTATGCAAGACTATTGTTTTGTTCTCCAGCCGTAGTTGTAGAGTATGCCAGGTTCTGAAACTATGCTATCCTGGCCCTCCTGGTCGATATGCTCCTGGCCCTCCTGGTCGATATGCAGTCATGTGACATGTTTTAGATGGAGCCCACTAAGCTTATTAATCATACTTGTGGACTTTTGCCCTGGTCTCCGATATAATGTCAGTCAAGCACTTCATGTTGCTGGTTATCTTTGCCTGCCTCATTTGCTGGTTATCTTTGCACATCATTATCTGCTTGCATAACAAACATCATTATCTTTATTTGGCCATTACTAGCCAATTTATGCCCTACGTATAGTTGCTTGTCGcgttaatttgtagggatctaCAGAATTGAGTCGTGGACGGAGGGAGCCTGGTCCGACTTGTATATGTATTCGCCttaaggcccacctgtcattaATGACACAAGACAGACCTAACCaaaaatttagatggaaattttACTCGCTTTAataatagatatagatatagatattcCGTATAACCAAGGCTAGTGCATTTTGAATCGATAAGGCACTGAATAGACATGGTTGAGATTCAGGGGGACGTTTTCACGAAAAGATGAGACCACGTACTGCCAGAATTCCACGGCATGAACCATGAAACATGCCCTCAAGCCCCCAATCGATTGAGCTTGAGGGGGACGTTTTCACGAAAAGACGAGACAACGTACTGCCAGAATTCCACGGCGAGCACCAAGAGGTATTCTCTAGGTCTGGACAATATTCGGTCCAATCCACATACAAGATTTCTTCTCAGGGGGGCACTCAGTTTTAACCATGGAAGCTCATAATGCAAATGCTTTCTTGGTTGTTCACAACTGTTATTCCTCACCCAGAGAGATGCTCTTCTTGTGATTATAAAGACGAGTGCATCCAACACATATTAACTTCACTAGTCTTTCCAAGGCAGGTGTGGTTTATGTCATTCCCTAAACTGGAGAAGCGTAGCTTCAACTCCTTAGAATCCTTGAAGCTTTGATTAATCTAGAGTAATTGCAACGATTGTGTATTATTAAATGGTGAAACACCAAAAGTACAGCAGGTCCTATGTCAAGCTGAAGAGGAGGCTAGACTATGGGCAGGACAGCTTGCGGTGAGCGGCACCTAGAGGGTTAATGTGGTGCTCTTTAGTTGCTTCATTTTGTTACTTTTGTGGCTCCGAGTAGATCACATTACACATAAGTCATAATTTACACTGCAGTACGTACTGCACAATCACAgctgcataattttttttatataaagaTTCTCCCATCAAAACATGTCGCGAGAACCATCCATTGCTGACTTTCCAGGCTCACCGTTTCAACTCCTCAAACAGCATAGAGGCGAACAACCTGATTGATCGTGGCGCGGCAGATAGGGCACCCCCACTTCTTGGACGCGATATCCTTCAAGCAGGACATGCAACCAGCCATGTGGCCGCACGGAATGCAGGCGCCTTCCACAGGGGCATCCAGACAGATAACACAGGTGCCGGAGGGAGTGTTGCCACTGCCGCTCGCATTAGCCTCATTTTCTCCTGGTCTAGCAGATGCTGCCGTTGTGTTACCTTCGGTGGTAGCAGGCATGGCTAAATCTACAGGAGCGGCATCGACTGATGGATACTGAACAGGGCCGATGTAGAAGGTTTCCTCTGCGAATGGTGGGGCGGTTGGGGTTGGAAGAGCTAGAAGTGCTTCCTGCGGAATCACTACCGGAGGGTTGGTTTGGGTTTTGTTAACGTTGGGTATAGATGAGCTTTGGCCAGAGCTTGTTCCAGGCATGTCCCATCCATTGTATGTGCTGCTGCTTGGGGGTGTCAACCTGGGCTTGGGATCGGCTGCTCAACTTTGATGGTGCAGGAGCTGCCGGAGGTCGCCATCCGTTGTGAAAATTGCTTGGAGGGATACCCCAGCCATTGGTGCTGGGAGTGGATGCATTTGGTTGAACATTGGGCACTCCCTCTGCAATAGCTGATTGAATTAAGGAATTGATAGCCATTGCTAATTCAACATCCTCCTTGCTGGGTGAGTTTTCAGGTACTAGGTTTGGCATTGGGAGATTTGCTGGTGGTGCTGGAGCCGTGTTGAAAAcctaaaaaaaaaaggtgatgtTTAG comes from Panicum virgatum strain AP13 chromosome 4K, P.virgatum_v5, whole genome shotgun sequence and encodes:
- the LOC120703704 gene encoding transmembrane protein 258-like encodes the protein MAAKAISSPVPVEWYPTLAVVMVSVGLMLTASFFIYEATSSRRSRSLAKEIATAAVASVFLGFGSLFVLLASGVYV